The following proteins come from a genomic window of Macaca thibetana thibetana isolate TM-01 chromosome 15, ASM2454274v1, whole genome shotgun sequence:
- the INSL4 gene encoding early placenta insulin-like peptide isoform X1, which yields MPSLFWSHLPAIWLLLSQLLRESLAAELKGCGPRFGKRMLSYCPMPEKTFTTTPGGWLLESGRPTETVSTSNNKDGKTLGTTSEFIPNLSPELKKPLSDGQPSLKKIILSRKKRNGHHGFDPFCCEVICDDGTSVKLCT from the exons ATGCCCAGTCTGTTCTGGTCCCATCTGCCAGCAATCTGGCTGCTGCTGAGCCAACTCCTTAGAGAAAGTCTAGCAGCAGAGCTGAAGGGATGTGGTCCCCGATTTGGAAAAAGGATGCTGTCATATTGCCCCATGCCTGAAAAGACATTCACCACCACCCCAGGAGGGTGGCTGCTGGAATCTGGACGACCCACAG AAACGGTGTCAACCTCCAACAACAAAGATGGAAAAACCTTAGGTACAACATCAGAATTCATTCCTAACTTGTCACCGGAGCTGAAGAAACCACTGTCTGACGGGCAGCCatcattgaagaaaataatactttcccgaaaaaagagaaatggacatCACGGATTTGATCCATTCTGTTGTGAAGTGATTTGTGATGATGGAACTTCAGTTAAATTATGTACATAG
- the INSL4 gene encoding early placenta insulin-like peptide isoform X2, translating to MTTLPDKPVAAHICTLQSTEPNAKNRKWRDEMWEFRQAETVSTSNNKDGKTLGTTSEFIPNLSPELKKPLSDGQPSLKKIILSRKKRNGHHGFDPFCCEVICDDGTSVKLCT from the exons ATGACCACCTTGCCTGACAAACCTGTTGCTGCACACATCTGTACTCTTCAGTCAACAGAACCCAATGCAAAGAACAGAAAGTGGAGAGATGAGATGTGGGAATTCAGACAGGCAG AAACGGTGTCAACCTCCAACAACAAAGATGGAAAAACCTTAGGTACAACATCAGAATTCATTCCTAACTTGTCACCGGAGCTGAAGAAACCACTGTCTGACGGGCAGCCatcattgaagaaaataatactttcccgaaaaaagagaaatggacatCACGGATTTGATCCATTCTGTTGTGAAGTGATTTGTGATGATGGAACTTCAGTTAAATTATGTACATAG